One Nitrospira sp. genomic region harbors:
- a CDS encoding NAD(+)/NADH kinase, translating into MKSKSIGILTKPKFPEVKSTVQAVVTWLRSRNIDVLLDTTATTLLGEQGGFQKPQLASKADVLLVLGGDGTMLNAARLAGERGIPILGVNMGGLGFLTEVVLENLYPSLERVFANDFVLDERLMLKTHVHRHGETVARGVVLNDVVISKGTLARMIELKISIQGQFVTNLRGDGLIISTPTGSTAYSLSAGGPIISPAVPSLILTPICPHTLTHRPLIVPATAEIEVALTSKDDGAMATLDGQVGVALTQGDTVEIRAFEHMTRLIRFPESSYYEVLREKLKWGDG; encoded by the coding sequence ATGAAAAGCAAAAGCATCGGAATTCTGACGAAACCCAAATTTCCGGAAGTGAAAAGCACCGTGCAGGCCGTGGTCACTTGGCTTCGTTCCCGGAACATCGACGTGCTCTTGGATACGACCGCCACGACTTTGCTTGGCGAGCAAGGCGGGTTTCAAAAGCCACAGCTCGCCAGCAAGGCCGATGTCCTGCTTGTGTTGGGGGGCGACGGCACGATGCTCAATGCGGCGCGATTGGCCGGCGAGCGCGGCATTCCGATTCTCGGTGTGAATATGGGCGGCCTTGGATTCTTGACCGAAGTTGTCTTGGAGAATTTATACCCGTCGCTTGAGCGGGTATTCGCCAACGACTTCGTGCTCGACGAGCGACTGATGTTGAAGACGCACGTGCACCGGCACGGCGAAACGGTCGCCCGCGGAGTCGTCTTAAACGATGTCGTCATCAGCAAAGGCACGCTCGCGCGGATGATCGAACTCAAGATCTCGATTCAGGGGCAGTTCGTCACGAACCTGCGCGGAGACGGGTTGATCATCAGCACGCCGACGGGATCGACCGCGTACTCGCTGTCAGCCGGCGGTCCTATCATCAGCCCGGCGGTTCCGTCATTGATCCTGACGCCGATCTGCCCCCACACACTCACGCATCGACCGCTGATTGTGCCCGCCACTGCAGAAATCGAAGTGGCTTTGACCAGTAAGGATGATGGGGCGATGGCGACACTCGACGGCCAGGTGGGAGTCGCGTTGACCCAGGGCGACACGGTGGAGATCCGGGCTTTCGAGCACATGACCAGACTGATCCGTTTCCCGGAAAGTAGCTATTATGAGGTGCTGCGGGAAAAGCTGAAATGGGGCGACGGGTAA
- a CDS encoding ATP-dependent Clp protease ATP-binding subunit codes for MFERFTDKGRKIIILAREEAERHQNDYLGTEHLVLAILRETDGIALMILKKMGLSTEQIRLEIERNLPGGGTTMTFGEIPFSPRVKKVIEYGVEEARLLGHNHIGSEHLLLGLLREEEGIGGKILRSLGANLLTARQLTVTFLRKSAPRERDRKSNTPALDEFGRDLTQLAQEGQLDPVIGRADEIERVLQILSRRSKNNPVLIGESGVGKTAIVEGLAQRIIASEVPDNLLSRRVIALDLGSLVAGTKYRGQFEERLKVVMKEIVQAGNIIIFIDELHTLVGAGAAEGSIDASNMLKPALSRGEIQCIGATTLDEYRKHIEKDGALKRRFQPIHVQPPSTDETVRIIQGLRDRYEEHHGVEITEDAIVEAVKLADRYITDRFLPDKAIDLIDETGSRAKLQTYALPTELKALEQELKKISRDKELAISMQNFEEAVRHREEEERLRKLLDESKREWKKNQEKHKPTIGKEEVAYVVSKMTGIPLFKLEEEESNKLLRMEEFLHKRVIGQNEAISAVARAIRRSRAGLKEAKKPIGSFIFLGPTGVGKTELARTLAEFLFNSEDALIRIDMSEYQEKFTSSRLFGAPPGYVGYEEGGQLTEKVRRRPYSVVLFDEIEKAHPDVFNVLLQVLDDGVLTDSLGRKVDFKNTVVIMTSNIGTKMIQKGVSLGFQNDEKGGQALRRKEDVMGELKRSFSPEFLNRIDEIVIFHSLEKEHLIHILDILLHELNLRLIDKSVSIEVDDEVKQWLIKEGYEPLYGARPMRRIIQRAIGDPLSEELIKGRFKENRKIKVVLRDGAPAFIEQEAMAGV; via the coding sequence ATGTTCGAACGGTTCACGGACAAGGGTCGCAAGATCATCATCCTGGCACGTGAAGAAGCCGAGCGCCATCAGAACGATTACCTGGGCACCGAGCACCTGGTGTTGGCCATCCTTCGCGAGACGGATGGGATTGCGCTGATGATCCTCAAGAAAATGGGGCTTTCCACCGAGCAGATTCGGCTTGAAATCGAGCGGAATCTCCCGGGCGGGGGCACAACGATGACCTTCGGGGAAATTCCTTTCAGCCCGCGGGTCAAGAAAGTCATCGAGTACGGGGTGGAAGAAGCCCGCTTACTCGGTCATAACCACATCGGCAGCGAACATCTGCTGCTGGGTCTCCTTCGGGAGGAAGAAGGCATCGGCGGAAAGATTCTCCGGAGTCTGGGCGCCAACCTCCTCACCGCCCGGCAACTCACTGTGACCTTCCTGCGTAAGTCTGCCCCGCGCGAGCGGGATCGCAAGAGCAACACACCGGCACTCGACGAGTTCGGGCGCGACCTGACCCAGCTGGCCCAAGAGGGGCAGTTGGACCCGGTTATCGGTCGCGCGGATGAAATCGAGCGCGTCCTGCAGATTCTCAGCCGCCGATCGAAAAACAATCCGGTGCTCATCGGCGAATCCGGCGTGGGAAAGACAGCCATCGTCGAAGGACTCGCACAGCGTATCATCGCGTCGGAAGTCCCGGACAATTTGCTGTCCCGTCGCGTTATCGCACTCGACCTGGGCTCGCTGGTGGCCGGCACGAAATACCGCGGCCAGTTTGAAGAGCGACTCAAGGTCGTGATGAAGGAGATCGTGCAGGCCGGGAACATCATTATCTTCATCGACGAATTGCATACGTTGGTCGGGGCAGGGGCGGCAGAAGGCTCGATCGATGCCTCCAACATGCTCAAGCCGGCGTTGTCCCGCGGTGAGATTCAATGCATCGGCGCCACGACGCTCGACGAATACCGTAAACACATCGAGAAGGACGGCGCGCTCAAACGTCGCTTCCAACCCATTCACGTACAGCCGCCCAGCACGGATGAAACGGTGCGGATCATCCAGGGTTTGCGGGACCGGTACGAGGAACACCATGGGGTGGAAATTACGGAAGACGCTATCGTGGAGGCCGTTAAGTTAGCGGATCGTTATATTACCGACCGGTTCCTGCCGGACAAGGCGATCGATCTGATCGACGAAACCGGATCGCGGGCGAAGTTGCAGACCTACGCGCTGCCGACTGAACTCAAAGCGCTGGAGCAGGAGCTCAAGAAAATTTCTCGCGATAAAGAGCTGGCGATCTCAATGCAAAACTTCGAGGAAGCCGTCCGCCATCGCGAAGAAGAAGAGCGTCTGCGAAAGCTCCTCGATGAGTCCAAGCGGGAGTGGAAAAAGAATCAGGAGAAACACAAGCCGACCATCGGCAAGGAAGAGGTCGCCTATGTCGTGTCGAAGATGACCGGCATTCCGCTCTTTAAGTTGGAAGAAGAAGAATCCAATAAACTGCTCCGCATGGAAGAATTCCTCCACAAGCGGGTCATCGGACAGAACGAGGCTATTTCGGCGGTGGCGCGTGCCATTCGTCGATCCAGAGCGGGTCTCAAGGAAGCGAAGAAACCCATCGGGTCCTTCATTTTCCTCGGCCCGACCGGTGTCGGAAAGACGGAATTGGCGAGGACGCTGGCGGAGTTCCTCTTCAACAGCGAAGACGCGCTGATCCGGATCGATATGTCCGAGTATCAGGAAAAGTTTACGAGTTCGCGCCTCTTCGGAGCCCCTCCCGGATACGTCGGCTACGAGGAAGGCGGACAGCTCACTGAAAAGGTTCGACGCCGTCCCTATTCGGTCGTGTTGTTCGACGAAATCGAGAAAGCGCATCCGGATGTGTTCAACGTCCTGCTGCAGGTGCTCGACGACGGTGTTCTCACGGACAGCCTGGGCCGAAAAGTCGACTTCAAGAACACGGTCGTGATCATGACCTCGAACATCGGCACGAAGATGATCCAAAAAGGCGTGTCGCTCGGATTCCAGAATGATGAAAAGGGCGGACAGGCCTTGCGTCGTAAGGAAGACGTGATGGGAGAACTCAAGCGTTCGTTCAGTCCGGAGTTCTTGAACCGGATCGACGAAATCGTGATCTTCCATTCCCTGGAGAAGGAACACTTGATCCACATCCTGGATATCCTGCTGCACGAGCTGAATCTCCGCCTGATCGACAAGAGCGTCAGCATCGAGGTGGACGACGAAGTGAAGCAGTGGCTCATCAAGGAAGGATACGAACCGCTCTACGGTGCGCGCCCGATGCGTCGTATCATCCAACGAGCCATCGGCGATCCCCTGTCTGAAGAACTCATCAAGGGTCGCTTCAAGGAGAACAGGAAGATCAAAGTCGTACTGCGCGACGGCGCGCCGGCCTTCATCGAGCAAGAAGCGATGGCAGGCGTCTAG
- a CDS encoding Hsp20/alpha crystallin family protein — MAIVRWDPFRELEEMSDRLNRMIARPSTGTPTGQGKEVMTVADWTPTVDISETESEYAIKAELPEVKKEDVKVTVEDAVLTIQGERKQEKEEKGKKYHRIERSYGRFVRSFTLPDSVDESKVRAEYADGVLHLHLPKSEKAKPKQIDVKIS, encoded by the coding sequence ATGGCGATTGTACGATGGGATCCGTTCAGGGAATTGGAGGAGATGTCCGACCGGTTGAACCGGATGATTGCACGACCCTCAACCGGTACGCCTACCGGGCAGGGGAAGGAAGTCATGACCGTTGCCGACTGGACCCCGACCGTCGACATCAGCGAAACCGAAAGCGAGTATGCCATTAAGGCTGAGCTTCCGGAGGTGAAAAAGGAAGATGTGAAGGTCACGGTCGAAGATGCGGTCCTCACCATTCAGGGTGAACGGAAACAGGAAAAGGAAGAAAAGGGCAAGAAGTACCATCGTATCGAACGGTCCTACGGTCGGTTTGTACGGAGCTTCACCCTTCCCGATTCGGTCGACGAGAGCAAGGTGAGGGCAGAGTATGCGGATGGTGTTCTGCACCTGCATCTCCCGAAATCGGAGAAGGCGAAACCGAAACAGATCGACGTCAAGATCTCCTAA
- the hflX gene encoding GTPase HflX — protein sequence MPPSLVLTAELARTTSQLTREIRRPIGLLITRRGVIEQVLVGAGCAPTFESLAKFRVGSHALRGLRLIRTHLHDDPLSQDDLTHLALLRLDLIGVLGVDETGEPSRLHLAHLLPPNQQGEVCRLLKPVPFHDLELQLDIFLHGLDSDLQRADSTHDVAGGSESAILVSAAPRSHAEQQEHLEELNELAESAGVRVLDRIAQRTHEGFERYLLGKGKLKEVVMRALQKGADLVIFDQDLAPAQARAISEVTDLKVIDRTQLILDIFARRAHTREGKVQVELAQLRYLLPRLSGHGTSLSRLGGGIGSRGPGETKLETDRRRIRDRIAHLEREIDDVARHQDQRRSRRVRQGLPILSIVGYTNAGKSTLLNSLTQSQIPAQDRLFETLDTTSRRLRFPHDREVIVTDTVGFIRDLPKDLVGAFRTTLDELRDADLLLHVVDASAPNVDQQITAVETVLQSLNLDIIPRVMVLNKCDRLSAHEAGVLCERYHAIGISAPNRETLRPLIAHLETLLPAVPTFPGQEEDLDQPPQDLALASHS from the coding sequence GTGCCGCCCTCACTCGTTCTCACGGCCGAGCTCGCGCGCACGACCAGTCAGTTGACGCGGGAGATTCGACGTCCCATCGGCCTCCTGATCACTCGCCGCGGTGTCATCGAACAGGTACTCGTGGGAGCCGGTTGCGCGCCGACCTTTGAATCGCTGGCGAAGTTCAGAGTCGGATCGCATGCCCTCCGCGGTCTCCGGTTGATTCGCACACATCTCCACGATGACCCGTTGAGCCAGGACGATTTGACCCATCTGGCGCTCCTGAGATTGGACCTGATCGGAGTCCTGGGAGTAGACGAAACGGGCGAACCCAGCCGGCTGCATCTGGCGCATCTTCTCCCACCCAATCAGCAGGGAGAAGTCTGCCGACTCCTGAAGCCGGTTCCGTTCCATGATCTCGAACTTCAACTGGACATCTTCCTCCATGGGCTCGATAGCGATTTGCAGCGAGCGGACAGCACCCATGACGTCGCCGGAGGGAGCGAATCCGCCATTCTGGTCAGCGCGGCTCCCAGGAGTCACGCCGAGCAGCAAGAGCATTTGGAAGAACTGAATGAACTGGCCGAATCCGCCGGGGTCCGCGTGCTGGATCGCATCGCCCAGCGCACCCACGAAGGCTTCGAGCGATACTTGCTCGGAAAAGGCAAACTGAAAGAGGTGGTGATGCGCGCGCTCCAGAAGGGAGCCGACCTCGTGATCTTCGACCAGGATCTCGCCCCGGCGCAAGCCCGCGCCATTTCCGAGGTGACGGATCTCAAAGTGATCGATCGCACGCAACTCATTCTGGATATTTTCGCCCGGCGTGCCCATACCCGCGAAGGCAAAGTTCAAGTGGAGCTGGCGCAGCTTCGGTATCTCCTGCCGCGACTGTCCGGACATGGTACCTCGTTGTCGCGACTTGGAGGCGGAATCGGTTCTCGCGGCCCCGGTGAAACCAAGCTGGAAACCGATCGCCGCCGCATCCGCGATCGCATCGCGCACTTGGAGCGGGAAATCGATGACGTGGCCCGCCATCAAGATCAACGCCGATCCCGACGTGTGCGCCAGGGGCTTCCGATCCTGTCCATCGTCGGCTACACCAATGCAGGCAAATCGACGCTGCTCAACTCCCTGACCCAGAGTCAGATCCCGGCCCAGGATCGGCTCTTTGAAACCCTCGACACGACAAGCCGCCGCCTTCGTTTTCCTCATGACCGCGAAGTCATCGTGACTGATACGGTAGGGTTCATCCGGGATCTCCCCAAAGATCTGGTGGGGGCCTTCCGCACCACGCTGGACGAATTGCGGGATGCCGACCTGCTCCTGCATGTGGTCGATGCGTCGGCCCCCAACGTCGATCAACAAATCACCGCCGTCGAAACCGTCCTGCAATCGCTCAACTTGGATATAATTCCCCGCGTGATGGTCCTGAACAAGTGTGACCGCCTCTCGGCACACGAAGCCGGCGTCCTCTGCGAGCGGTATCACGCGATCGGAATCTCGGCGCCGAACCGTGAGACGCTGCGTCCGTTGATCGCGCACCTCGAAACCCTCTTGCCCGCCGTCCCGACATTCCCGGGACAGGAGGAAGATCTCGACCAGCCACCCCAGGACCTGGCGCTTGCATCTCACTCCTGA
- a CDS encoding class II fumarate hydratase has translation MKKASRTTGTAASMTTSTRMERDTMGELPVPSNAYYGVQTARAIENFPISSLRIPRAMIRAMGLIKRAAASVNHSLKLLDKKPADAIVRAATEVVEGRLDAEFPVDIFQTGSGTSTNMNTNEVISNRATELLGGARGSKLVHPNDHVNLGQSSNDVVPTAIHIAASETIQRQLIPALTRLQKALNGKAREFDKIVKIGRTHLQDATPVRLGQEFGGYARQIELGIARMKRAQAALSEVALGGTAVGTGLNCHPKFAGKVMAIISKETGCAFKEAVNHFEGQSAQDSLVEASGELRTLAVSLMKIANDIRWLGSGPRCGLGEINLPETQPGSSIMPGKVNPVIAESVTMVCAQVIGNDVTITVGGQAANFELIVMLPVMAYNLLQSIELLATASTNFAVKCIEGIKANEERCKSLIEESLAMCTALAPVIGYEAAAKLAKDAYKSGKTVREVAREQNVLPEKRLSQLLDPWRMTQAGGPVGSAGG, from the coding sequence ATGAAGAAAGCTTCGCGCACAACCGGCACCGCCGCATCCATGACCACCTCCACGCGCATGGAGCGCGACACGATGGGAGAACTGCCGGTTCCCTCCAATGCCTATTATGGGGTCCAGACCGCCCGCGCGATCGAGAACTTCCCGATCAGTTCGCTTCGTATTCCCCGCGCCATGATCCGGGCCATGGGACTCATCAAACGCGCCGCCGCCTCGGTGAACCACTCGTTGAAACTGCTCGACAAGAAACCGGCCGACGCCATCGTTCGGGCCGCCACCGAAGTGGTGGAGGGGCGCCTGGATGCCGAATTCCCGGTCGATATTTTCCAAACCGGCTCCGGCACCTCGACCAATATGAACACCAACGAAGTCATCTCCAACCGGGCCACGGAACTGCTCGGCGGCGCCAGAGGCAGCAAACTGGTGCACCCGAACGACCATGTGAACCTGGGCCAATCCAGCAACGACGTGGTTCCGACCGCCATCCACATTGCAGCCTCGGAAACGATCCAACGGCAATTGATTCCCGCGCTCACCCGGCTGCAGAAGGCGCTCAACGGCAAAGCCCGCGAGTTCGATAAGATCGTCAAGATCGGCCGGACCCACTTGCAGGATGCAACGCCGGTCCGGTTGGGACAGGAATTCGGCGGCTATGCCAGACAGATCGAGCTGGGCATCGCACGGATGAAGCGGGCTCAGGCGGCCCTCAGCGAAGTAGCCCTGGGAGGCACCGCCGTCGGCACCGGACTCAATTGCCATCCGAAATTCGCCGGCAAGGTCATGGCCATCATTTCGAAGGAAACGGGCTGCGCTTTCAAGGAAGCCGTCAACCACTTCGAAGGACAGTCCGCCCAGGACTCATTGGTCGAGGCCAGCGGGGAATTGCGCACCCTGGCGGTCAGCTTGATGAAGATCGCCAACGACATTCGCTGGCTCGGGTCAGGTCCGCGCTGCGGACTCGGCGAGATCAATCTTCCGGAAACCCAGCCTGGCTCCTCCATCATGCCGGGCAAAGTCAATCCGGTCATTGCGGAATCCGTCACCATGGTCTGCGCCCAAGTGATCGGCAATGACGTCACGATCACCGTGGGAGGCCAGGCGGCTAATTTCGAGTTGATCGTGATGCTGCCGGTGATGGCCTACAACCTGCTGCAATCCATCGAGCTGCTGGCAACGGCCTCGACAAACTTTGCGGTGAAATGCATCGAAGGCATCAAGGCCAACGAGGAACGCTGCAAGAGCTTGATCGAGGAAAGTCTCGCCATGTGCACCGCGCTCGCCCCGGTGATCGGCTACGAGGCGGCCGCAAAACTTGCCAAGGATGCCTATAAGTCCGGCAAGACCGTCAGGGAGGTGGCTCGTGAACAAAACGTGTTACCGGAAAAACGACTCAGCCAGCTCCTCGATCCATGGCGCATGACGCAAGCCGGCGGACCGGTCGGCAGTGCAGGCGGGTAG
- a CDS encoding FAD-dependent oxidoreductase, with translation MSATGSETSGHVVIVVGAGPAGMALAKKMADAGHEVIILNRDIKFGGLAEYGIFPSKLKLRGGLKKQYWEMLEQPNVHYFGNVSVGQGKDLTVEDLRGLGASAVAFSIGAQGTKAIGVEGDSAKGVFHAKDVVYHFNRLPGFGDRPFDMGKHVAIIGVGDVMVDIAHWLIKYKKVERVTAIARRGPVERKYNPKEIRAVCTNMDQDGIATEFARIKDRLAAVGQNADEVLASMTSEFTKCEPTGSPSKMGFRFLASPKRVLVDANNRVRALEMEENKLEPKGDDTAAVGLKQLYEFPVDSVVFAVGDRVDETVGLPYKNGVYVTNPNKTGNDPDDSLFQAYDEKSGQIVEGVFLAGWARKASEGLVGIAKRDGDWCAEVITRYLATQTTRSRGTMDGVLAKLHTILKERKSRPVDLEGLKVLDAVEKAHAASPDAIGEFKFASNADMLAHIERGRG, from the coding sequence ATGAGCGCAACCGGTTCTGAGACAAGCGGGCATGTCGTCATCGTCGTGGGCGCAGGCCCGGCTGGAATGGCCCTGGCCAAGAAGATGGCGGATGCAGGCCACGAGGTCATCATTCTCAATCGCGACATCAAGTTCGGCGGATTGGCCGAGTACGGGATCTTCCCCAGTAAGCTCAAGCTGCGCGGCGGGTTGAAGAAGCAATATTGGGAGATGCTCGAGCAGCCCAATGTCCACTACTTCGGCAACGTCTCCGTCGGGCAGGGGAAGGACCTCACGGTTGAAGATTTGCGCGGATTGGGTGCCAGCGCCGTCGCCTTTTCGATCGGCGCGCAGGGGACCAAAGCCATTGGGGTCGAAGGAGATTCCGCCAAGGGCGTATTTCACGCCAAGGACGTGGTCTACCACTTCAACCGCCTGCCTGGCTTCGGCGACCGTCCGTTCGACATGGGAAAACATGTCGCCATCATCGGCGTCGGCGACGTCATGGTCGACATCGCCCACTGGTTGATCAAGTATAAGAAGGTGGAGCGCGTCACCGCCATTGCCCGCCGGGGGCCGGTCGAGCGCAAATACAACCCGAAAGAAATCCGGGCCGTCTGCACCAACATGGATCAGGACGGCATCGCCACAGAGTTCGCCCGCATCAAGGACCGGCTGGCCGCAGTCGGTCAGAATGCCGACGAAGTGCTGGCGAGCATGACCTCAGAATTCACCAAGTGTGAACCGACGGGCAGCCCCTCCAAGATGGGATTTCGCTTTCTCGCCTCTCCTAAACGTGTGCTGGTCGACGCCAACAATCGCGTCCGCGCGCTTGAGATGGAAGAAAATAAGCTGGAGCCGAAAGGGGACGACACTGCCGCCGTCGGACTCAAACAATTGTACGAGTTTCCGGTCGACAGCGTGGTGTTCGCCGTGGGCGACCGGGTGGATGAAACCGTGGGGCTCCCCTATAAGAACGGCGTCTACGTCACCAACCCGAACAAGACCGGAAACGATCCGGACGATTCCCTCTTTCAAGCGTATGACGAGAAATCAGGACAGATCGTTGAAGGCGTCTTTCTCGCCGGATGGGCCCGCAAAGCCAGCGAAGGTCTGGTGGGTATCGCCAAGCGGGACGGGGACTGGTGCGCGGAAGTAATCACCCGCTACCTGGCGACTCAAACGACACGCTCACGGGGAACGATGGATGGAGTGCTCGCGAAACTTCACACCATCCTCAAGGAGCGAAAGAGCCGGCCGGTGGACCTCGAAGGACTCAAGGTGCTGGATGCAGTGGAGAAAGCGCATGCCGCCTCTCCCGACGCGATCGGGGAGTTTAAGTTTGCATCGAACGCCGACATGTTGGCCCACATCGAACGGGGGCGCGGCTAG
- a CDS encoding citrate synthase, with the protein MPHDFMPGLAGVPAAKSAISDVDGTRGVLEYRGIRVEELCQHSSFLETSYLLLFGRLPTAPELTQWVDDVTHHRRIKFRIVDLLKVMPEHGHPMDALQAAVAALGMFYPGRNVKDVANNYWSAVRLIAKLPTIVAAWARLRRGDEYIPPRDDLPFSDNFLYMLTETVPHPLWSEVFDDCLILHAEHTMNASTFAGMVTASTLADPYTVVASSIGALKGPLHGGANEEVVMMLREIGTPAQARAAVEARLEGKHKLMGFGHRVYKVKDPRATVLQDLCMRLFNVCGTSPLYEVAVAVEQLAGERLTDKGIYPNVDFYSGIIYDKMGIEVDLFTPLFAMARVSGWLAHWLEQLRENKLYRPDQIYSGEHDRHYVPIDKR; encoded by the coding sequence ATGCCGCACGACTTCATGCCGGGGCTTGCCGGTGTTCCTGCCGCAAAATCAGCGATCAGCGATGTCGATGGAACGCGAGGAGTACTTGAATATCGCGGCATCCGCGTTGAGGAACTCTGCCAGCACTCGTCGTTTCTCGAAACGAGTTATCTGCTGCTGTTCGGTCGATTGCCGACTGCGCCTGAGCTCACACAATGGGTGGATGACGTCACGCATCACCGGCGCATCAAATTTCGCATCGTCGATCTATTGAAGGTGATGCCCGAGCATGGGCACCCCATGGATGCGTTGCAGGCGGCCGTCGCGGCACTCGGCATGTTCTACCCGGGCCGCAATGTGAAGGACGTGGCCAACAACTACTGGTCGGCAGTCCGACTGATCGCCAAACTCCCCACCATCGTAGCCGCCTGGGCGCGCCTGAGACGCGGAGACGAGTACATCCCGCCGCGGGACGATTTGCCGTTTTCCGATAACTTTCTCTATATGCTGACCGAAACCGTTCCGCATCCGCTGTGGAGCGAAGTCTTCGACGACTGCCTGATTCTGCACGCCGAACACACCATGAACGCCTCGACCTTTGCCGGCATGGTGACGGCTTCCACCCTGGCCGACCCGTATACCGTAGTGGCCTCCTCGATCGGCGCGCTGAAGGGCCCGCTGCACGGCGGCGCGAATGAAGAGGTCGTGATGATGCTGAGAGAAATCGGCACCCCGGCTCAAGCCCGCGCGGCAGTCGAAGCCAGGCTGGAAGGGAAACACAAACTCATGGGGTTCGGGCACCGGGTCTATAAGGTGAAAGATCCGCGCGCGACCGTGCTGCAGGACCTCTGCATGCGTCTCTTCAACGTCTGTGGAACGTCTCCGCTGTATGAAGTGGCGGTGGCGGTGGAGCAACTCGCGGGTGAGCGACTGACGGACAAAGGGATTTACCCGAACGTCGACTTTTACTCCGGTATCATCTACGACAAGATGGGCATCGAGGTGGATCTCTTTACGCCGCTGTTCGCCATGGCGCGAGTGAGCGGGTGGCTGGCGCATTGGCTGGAGCAATTACGGGAGAACAAACTCTATCGGCCCGACCAGATCTATTCCGGCGAACATGACCGGCACTATGTGCCGATCGACAAGCGGTAG
- the tsaD gene encoding tRNA (adenosine(37)-N6)-threonylcarbamoyltransferase complex transferase subunit TsaD — MKPPASTTILGIETSCDETAAAVLDGEGHVLANVISSQQTVHERFGGVVPELASRAHIQNVDHVTRRALDAAGLTWQDLGAIAVTQGPGLAGALLVGISYAKSLAYALGIPLVGVSHLEGHIASAWIDRPSFPRTCVVLIASGGHTHLFHAKDDGGFHLMGRTIDDAAGEAFDKGAQMLGLGYPGGPLIDAAARKGSPTAVRFPRSRVRTGQLDFSFSGLKTSLLYHLQRMDQQAITRQQADLAAGYQEAIVDVLVRQTFAAVRQAGVSALAVVGGVSANSRLRARLAERAGEEGIELGLPALSYCTDNAAMIAAAGQRALEQGRLASFECEAMPNYALPAAAGGATMRRKS; from the coding sequence ATGAAGCCTCCTGCATCCACGACGATTCTCGGCATTGAAACGTCCTGCGACGAGACTGCCGCAGCGGTGCTCGACGGTGAAGGGCATGTCCTGGCCAACGTGATTTCTTCCCAGCAAACCGTCCATGAACGGTTCGGCGGGGTGGTGCCTGAATTAGCCTCGCGTGCTCATATTCAGAATGTGGATCACGTCACACGTCGGGCTCTGGACGCAGCGGGCCTCACCTGGCAGGATCTCGGCGCCATCGCCGTCACCCAAGGTCCAGGCCTGGCCGGCGCCCTGCTGGTGGGGATCAGTTATGCCAAGTCCTTAGCCTACGCGCTGGGCATTCCACTGGTCGGCGTGAGTCACCTCGAAGGCCACATCGCTTCAGCCTGGATCGACCGCCCGTCATTCCCCAGGACCTGCGTAGTCTTGATCGCCTCGGGCGGGCACACGCATCTCTTCCACGCAAAGGACGATGGCGGCTTCCACTTGATGGGACGAACGATCGACGATGCAGCAGGCGAAGCATTCGATAAGGGGGCGCAAATGCTCGGGCTCGGATACCCGGGTGGACCGCTCATCGACGCGGCGGCCAGAAAGGGCAGTCCGACGGCCGTGCGATTTCCCCGATCGCGCGTGAGAACCGGCCAACTGGATTTCAGCTTCAGCGGTCTCAAAACGTCCTTGCTCTATCATCTCCAGCGCATGGATCAGCAAGCCATCACCCGACAACAGGCCGACCTGGCCGCCGGGTACCAGGAAGCGATCGTGGACGTATTGGTCCGCCAGACTTTCGCGGCCGTACGACAGGCAGGGGTCTCAGCCCTCGCCGTCGTCGGCGGCGTCTCAGCGAATTCCAGGCTGCGAGCACGATTGGCGGAGAGGGCAGGCGAGGAGGGGATTGAATTGGGCCTCCCGGCACTCTCATACTGCACAGACAATGCGGCCATGATTGCGGCGGCAGGGCAGCGGGCACTGGAGCAGGGCAGGCTGGCATCATTCGAGTGCGAGGCGATGCCGAACTATGCGTTGCCGGCAGCGGCGGGCGGCGCAACGATGCGTCGTAAATCCTAA